A part of Bacteroidia bacterium genomic DNA contains:
- a CDS encoding DUF2147 domain-containing protein: MKLAQKITISLLFIFLASAGLKAQSPVGKWKTIDDETGDQKSIVEIFEKDGKLYGKVIQLFRKPNEEQDPICDECDKDDPRYNKRVMGMVILEGLEKGKGNVWENGEILDPKNGSVYSCYIDLIEKDKLKLRGYLGFSLIGRTQYWYRVQ; the protein is encoded by the coding sequence ATGAAACTCGCACAGAAAATAACGATCTCTCTTTTATTCATTTTCCTCGCCTCTGCAGGGCTAAAAGCTCAGTCTCCTGTAGGTAAATGGAAAACCATCGATGATGAAACCGGAGACCAGAAATCTATCGTCGAAATTTTTGAAAAAGATGGAAAACTCTATGGAAAAGTCATCCAGCTTTTCCGCAAACCCAATGAAGAACAGGACCCTATCTGTGATGAGTGCGACAAAGATGACCCACGTTACAACAAAAGAGTAATGGGAATGGTTATCCTTGAAGGACTCGAAAAAGGCAAAGGCAATGTCTGGGAAAATGGAGAAATCCTTGACCCCAAAAATGGCAGCGTTTACAGTTGTTATATTGACCTCATAGAAAAAGACAAACTCAAACTGAGAGGCTATCTTGGTTTTTCCCTTATCGGTCGTACCCAATACTGGTACCGGGTTCAGTAG
- a CDS encoding C40 family peptidase has translation MRKFLALSVILILLYQGRAMIRWFFSETPTNETSVILPAKESPQIVETPPATMDAPLPEPVPLPEPVPLPEPVPLPEPKVVKKRVNTEKLIDFARELEGSSYLAGGITPEGFDCSGFVSYVYKEAGMNLPRSSSEMAMYGRRIDRQDVKPGDLLFFAGTNSQSGEIGHVALVSGKKGKNIFIIHATNRGVVTDNLLQMKYYRERYITASRPYEWEE, from the coding sequence ATGCGAAAATTTCTTGCTTTATCTGTTATTTTAATTCTCCTGTATCAGGGGCGGGCCATGATTCGGTGGTTTTTTTCAGAAACACCTACCAATGAAACTTCTGTCATCCTTCCCGCAAAGGAATCCCCGCAGATCGTTGAAACCCCGCCAGCAACAATGGATGCACCATTGCCAGAACCTGTACCCCTGCCAGAACCTGTACCCCTGCCAGAACCTGTACCCCTGCCAGAACCGAAGGTGGTGAAAAAGCGGGTTAATACAGAAAAGTTGATCGATTTTGCCCGTGAACTCGAAGGCAGTTCCTACCTGGCTGGTGGGATAACTCCCGAAGGTTTTGATTGCTCAGGATTTGTAAGCTATGTATATAAGGAGGCGGGCATGAATCTTCCCCGATCCAGTAGCGAAATGGCCATGTATGGGCGGCGAATTGACCGGCAGGATGTAAAGCCCGGCGATCTTCTGTTTTTTGCCGGTACGAATTCACAAAGCGGAGAAATCGGGCATGTAGCCCTGGTGTCAGGAAAAAAAGGGAAAAATATATTTATTATTCACGCGACCAACCGGGGGGTAGTGACAGACAACTTGTTGCAAATGAAATACTACCGTGAAAGGTATATCACGGCAAGCAGACCCTATGAATGGGAAGAGTAG
- a CDS encoding MarR family transcriptional regulator, translating into MHPEFDFEQSIAPLVGKTAGILAHVMTERFRQAGYEISIEHWIVLVHLWRRDGRNQQELAGMSGRHKTAITRAINWLEERDFVVRIPDKADRRNNLIYLTFKGKNLKEILFPCAIDTMEEATRGISSEDLDHCKSVLKMIQENMLKYGC; encoded by the coding sequence ATGCATCCCGAATTCGATTTTGAACAATCCATCGCACCACTTGTCGGTAAAACTGCCGGCATATTGGCGCATGTCATGACGGAGCGATTTCGGCAAGCCGGATATGAAATCTCTATTGAGCACTGGATTGTGCTTGTGCATCTCTGGCGCAGGGATGGCCGCAACCAGCAGGAGCTGGCCGGCATGTCTGGAAGACATAAAACCGCAATTACCCGTGCGATAAACTGGCTGGAAGAACGCGATTTTGTGGTCAGAATTCCCGATAAAGCTGATCGGCGAAATAATCTCATTTACCTCACATTTAAAGGAAAAAATCTGAAAGAAATTCTTTTCCCCTGTGCTATCGACACGATGGAGGAAGCAACACGTGGCATTTCATCAGAAGATCTTGACCATTGCAAAAGCGTACTGAAGATGATTCAGGAAAATATGCTAAAGTATGGTTGTTGA
- a CDS encoding efflux RND transporter periplasmic adaptor subunit translates to MSLRKTLISIGVAIAFLVLAGSIAGRISASKEPVPRVESGPKAKTVKGRKVANATSGSIVEITGRLAAREKIDVFSEVGGILKPESSRFKEGNFFQKGSPLIVIDDQEQRLTLLAQKSSLMNQITLMLPDMKTDFPASFPNWENYLASFDPDKSLPPFPSAGSDQEKYYLSARNLYNLYYSIKGQETRLAKYVIHAPFSGKVSESQITEGTLVRVGQKLGAFFNPASYELEAAVNLEDLEFMRIGDQVDLYSNDIEGKWKGVVRRISDVIDPNTQTATVFIATSGKELKEGMYLNAKVKGRQLENIVELSRNLLEDGNHIFVIANGQLKLFPVTPVKFSSDIVLVRGIPDGTEILDEVVIGAYEGMTVATY, encoded by the coding sequence ATGTCATTAAGAAAAACACTGATCAGTATTGGGGTTGCGATTGCATTCCTCGTGCTTGCCGGAAGTATTGCCGGAAGGATTTCAGCCTCCAAAGAGCCTGTTCCCCGGGTGGAATCGGGCCCCAAAGCTAAAACAGTCAAAGGCCGTAAGGTTGCCAATGCGACTAGTGGGTCTATCGTAGAAATTACCGGAAGACTCGCTGCCCGTGAAAAAATTGATGTATTTTCTGAAGTAGGCGGTATTCTCAAACCCGAAAGCAGCCGCTTTAAAGAAGGCAACTTCTTTCAGAAGGGAAGTCCTCTGATCGTCATCGACGATCAGGAGCAGCGTCTGACGCTGCTGGCGCAAAAAAGTAGCCTGATGAACCAGATTACCCTGATGCTGCCGGATATGAAAACAGATTTTCCCGCAAGTTTTCCCAATTGGGAAAATTATCTGGCTTCTTTTGATCCGGATAAATCGCTCCCACCATTTCCTTCCGCTGGCAGCGACCAGGAGAAGTATTATCTCTCTGCCCGCAATCTCTACAATCTCTATTATTCGATCAAAGGTCAGGAGACCCGCCTGGCAAAATATGTAATCCACGCGCCCTTCAGTGGGAAAGTGTCTGAATCTCAGATTACCGAAGGTACGCTTGTGCGTGTCGGACAAAAGCTCGGCGCATTCTTTAATCCTGCTTCTTATGAACTTGAAGCCGCCGTAAATCTCGAAGACCTGGAGTTTATGCGTATCGGCGATCAGGTCGATCTTTACTCCAATGATATAGAAGGAAAATGGAAAGGCGTAGTGCGGCGAATCAGTGATGTCATTGATCCTAATACGCAAACTGCCACGGTATTTATCGCAACTTCCGGCAAAGAACTGAAAGAAGGTATGTACCTCAATGCCAAAGTAAAAGGTCGTCAACTGGAAAATATAGTAGAACTTTCGCGAAATCTTCTCGAAGATGGTAACCATATTTTTGTGATCGCTAATGGGCAGCTGAAACTTTTTCCGGTTACTCCAGTGAAATTTTCATCCGATATCGT